CGATTGCCTGCCAATTCACCGGCTGGCCATCGGCACTGCGCGCGACCAGTTTTTGGGCGAGTAAATTACGTAGACGATCGTTGGTTTGATCTCTCTGCAGAGCCTTTCGTAACGCTGAGATCTCGTCGCTCGGCCGGTCGAGTTGGCGGTAGAGTTCCGCGAGCCTGAGCTGAGCGTCTGCGGTCGGATCGAGTTCATCCGCCCGGACGAGAAGTTGCAGGGCCTGCTCAAGGTCTTGCTTGGCAAGATAAGCTTGACTGAGCAACTTGTTTTGGGCAGGCTCAGGAAGATCACTGGATTCGATCTGTTCGATGAGCGCGTCGACTTTATCGTCTTGATTGAGAGTGATTGCCAAACGCAGATTCGCCGCGACGACACGCGCGTCCTCGTCTCCCGCGAGCTTCGTTGCTGCAGCGATCGCGTCCTCGACCCCCTTGGTGAGTTCAGCTTGCCGGGCTGCATCGCGAACGTTCGCCAATGCGGTGGTACCCGTCGCGGCAACAACCAATTGCGCGTTGACATCCTGAGGATGCTTGGCGGCGGCTTCCTTCGCCACGTCCATACTTTTGGTGTAGTCGCCCTGCTTCAATGCCAGGTCAATTAAGGTTGCGGAAAAGCGGTCGGACTGACCCGATGAATTCATCTCAGCAAATTGAATTTCCTGCTCCGCTTCTTCGATCCTGCCCAGAGCGATAAGTTGTTGCCACAGCAATTGCCGGGTTTGTAGGTTGGTACTTCCCGCGGCGATAGCCCGTCGTAACTGAGTGACGGCATTTCCTGCATCTCCATCGATAGCAGTAATTCTGCCTTGCAGCGCGATTGCATCTCCCCAACGAGGGCGCAGTGACAATATAAAGTTCGACAGCTGACGCGCTTGCGACAGACGAGGATCGTCCTGGTCTGCACCGCGAGAGGTTTCACTCAGCTCCTCGAGTAACTGATTGGCGCGAAGGTATCGCCAATACGTTCCATCCGCACCTTCGCGTTGTTTCAATTCCCTGAACCAATATTCATAAAGTTCATCGGAGGAAACCGTTTTTCCGTTAAGGGTGAGTAATTTGGAATCCGCCGGTAAACTTCCAGCCAGCTGAGCCACGACCATGAGAGTTTGTAAACTGAATTGATCGTCGGGGATTGCAGTCAGCGCTTGATAGGCGAGTTCGTTGTCCCGTCCACGAGAGGCGAACACGGCAGCGTCTTGCAGAATGCTCGCTACCGAGACTTGTGTCGATGCCGACGCCAATCGTTCATCGTTCACTCGGGCGGTCTCCATCAAGAGCTTCGCCGCTTCTACGTCTCGGCCCAACGCTGATAACGTGCGGGCACGAACGAGCGGTTCAAAGACGCCTCCCCGATCAGAGAGTTTTGACAACCGATCGAGAGCAGCCATTGCTTCCGAGTCAAGCTTGGCTTGAGCTAAACGTTCGGCAGCCAATGCCTGCAAATTCGCTTCATCGGGGTATTGCTTGGCCAGCTCATCGATCTGGCGGGCCAATTCTGGGGAACGCAGGTGAACCTCGGCGGCGACATTCTCAGGCGGAATGGTCAATTCGAAAGCTTCTACATAGTGCAAGCTCTCTCGTAACTGTTTGATTTCGGCCTCGGTTAAATCGTCTGGCGACTGCAGACTTGCTTGCAGCGGTTTTTTAAGCTCCGCTGCAGCGTCGCGAATCAAATGAAAGTTTTGCTGGTGAGGCTGCAACTGAGTCTGGATGATAAAACGCGACTCCATCTCTGAAATCGTGTTTAGCAGGGACGAATCGGATTCAATCAAATCCAATTGGCGCAACGAATTCAATTGATTCCCCGATCGGCTCCAAGCATCCGAGGCGAGTTTACGCAATGGCGTATTTTCGGGATCGAGGGTAACGGCTTTTTCGAGTGCCATCGCGGAGGCGTCCCAGACACCCTGATTGGCATAGTACCCAGCCAGATGAATCAATGCGTCAACGCGATCCTTGGAAGCGATATCTGCGTCAGAATCAACGACGTTTCGGAGCAGGCTGATCGCACCGACCTCATCACCTTGCCCAGCCAACAGGTAACTCTTGAGCACATCGAGTTGCCAGCGCGCCGCCGCAAGCTGTCGACCTTGAGCAATCCGCTCAGAGCGTGCAAGTTCAGCATCGGTGACCCGCGCCAGCTGCTTTTCAGACGAATCAATTGCATCTGCTAGCTGCTGCGTAGCCTTGTCTGCAGCCGCCCAATCGCCCTGGCTAGCATACACCGCCGCGATGGCACGCGGCAGCAGAATGCTATTTCCACCTACGATCTCGATGGCATTGTTCCAAGCCACCAGTGCCTCGTCCGAGCGATCCAAGCTTACGAGCAATTTGCCATATTCAAAATACAAACGTTCCAAAAGATTCATTGGTACCGAGGGCACTTCAATCACTGTTAGTAGCCGCAACTGTTCCAGCGCATGCTCTGGATCGGTCTCCTGATCCAATCTCGCCGCATTAAAAACAGCCAGAAAATCCCAGTAAGCCGTCGGCATGGGATTGGCAGTTAGCAACGACGCGCTCGGCCTCGAGGCTGGCTCGTTCGCAGCCTCAACATCCGCATTCTCCAGTGTCTGTGCGTGTGACAACTCCGCAAGGCGTTGCCGAGCTGGGACCGCGGCGGCGCGCAGCACCTTACTGGCTTGATCCATATCGCCTTTGGATTGCAGGTAGCGATGAAGGACGAGTTGCGCATGACTAGTCGACGTCTCACGGAGGGTGTCGACGGCCTGCTGCTCAATCGCATCGAGTTGCTTCGCTGAGAGCGATGCACCCCCACGTGAATCGCGAAAGAGTTCCGCATTGTCAGTTCGCGTGAACAGAAAGTGCGTGATCAGATCCAGATTTCGCGGGTTTTGCTGGAGGGCGGATCCAACCACAAACGTCGCCGGCTGATTGGCCAGCCATCCCCAATAATTCTCAACTCTGGCGACAGACTGGGGGTCTCGAGTGGAATAGCTACCGTCTGCGATCTCGCCTGCCAAGGCGAGCGCGAGCGAGGTCATTGCCTGCGGGTCGTTCTCGGGAGCATTGAGTTCCGAGATCTGCCGTTCAGCTTCACGATTCCACGGACCACCCAGCTGTATCAATCTCGCGATGAGGCGCACACGCAGGTCAGTCACTTTACTAGGGTCCTTGCTCCCAATCTGGCCGATTCCGCCACTCAATGCTTGGCGAGCAGCGTCAATCCGTTGACCGCGGGACGCTCTGTCCGCTTTGTCTGCGGCTTTGTCGGCGGCGATGGCCATTTGATAAATCGCATCGACGTCATCGGGTGCAAGCAGAGCATACCTCCGCAGCCATTTAGCCTGATCCTCAAAGTCTTGTTGCTTCTCGGCGTTCTTTGCAAGCTCCATGAACGTCGAGGCAGTGGTTGCAGAATGGTAGTAATACGAACCGATTGCTGCTATCAGCAGCGTCACCACCACCACCCCGGTGATCAGCAGTAGCTTGCCATTCCATTTCCAGCGATAGCGACGCGCCAGTGTTGCCGATTGGGCGCCATTGCCGATGCTCCGCGGCACTTCGGGAAGGTCCTTGGAGACATGGGATCCCGCAAGGTTGGAAGTTGTCGACGAAGGCTCACTGCCGGGAGAAACACCGTTGTCGTCGTCAACGCTTCGATTCGTGTCAGAGTGTGTCATTAAAATGATTACGATTCAGCGGTGCTGAGGTGGGAAGTAGGCCGTCAGAGGCGTTGGCATAAAAAAATGAAAATGCACCGGCGCGCTCGACTGCCGATCGAGCTCCAAATCGATTTATCTCATCATGAATTGGAACGATGATAACCGGCTGGCAAGACTAGCAGATATCCTTGTCGCAAACGCGATTCTTTGGGAACGCTACGTCGCCATCGTGTCCGGCAACGCGTAGTGGTAATTGCCGTAACGATATCCATATTGGCGAGCGGAGACACCTGAAAAAACGGTGCCTGCAACCGAGGCGCCAGCTGCTTGCAGCCGACGTGTGGTGCGCAAGACGTTTTCTTTCAAGCTCACATCTCGCATCACACAAATCAACGTCGCGTCCACGGCAGAAGCAATTGCGAGTGATTCCCCAGCCGCCAGCACCGGAGCGGTGTCGATCACGACGTAACGGTATGTCAACAATGCATCATCAACGAATGACTTGATACTCGTGGGGCTAACTAAGCGGTGGGGACTCGCCGACAACTGCCCAGCGGGCAAGATATGAATCAAACGGCCGAGAGATGAATTAACGGCCCCGTCAAGGGTCGACTTCCCAGCCAAAACTCCGGTGAAACCCGGCCCCATCTCGATCCCAAATATTTCATGTTGATCTGGGCGTCGCAAATCACCGTCGACCAACAGCACTGTTTCACCGGTGGACTTTGCCATCGAGAGCGCCAACTGGGAGGCGACACTGCTTTTGCCCTCGCCTGACATGCTACTGACCACCGCGATTGAGCGGATGTGGCGGGTATCGACCGACAAGAATAGGTTCGAGCGGAGCGAGTCGATACTCTCTTCAAAAACTCTTCGTGCCTTTTGAGAACCCGAGCCCGCGGGCAGTCGAGACACCTCGCCCAAAACAGGCGCCAAAAGCCCCGTTTTGTCGTGCGTCTCAGCGTCGGTAAGACGCTGTACCTTGAACTCCCAAAGCAACCCAATCAGGAACGGGATAACAAAGGCACCGGCGGAGGCCAACGCTAGCTTCTTGTAGGGCACTGCTTCCACGGGCGCCCTCGGTGGCGTTGCGGCGGCAAGCGTGCGCACGGCACCGTCTTGACGCCGTTCGGTCCGAATGGCGGCGACGCGTCCACGTAGCTTCGTCAACACATCCGAGGCAACCGCCTGCTCATCTTCAGCGAATTCCAATTCGGCTGTCATTCCTCCATACTGTTCCAGCCTCTCTCGTTCTTCGTCGTATTCCGACTGCACAACGTTCAATTCCGCAACCATCTCCTTGCGGCTACGTTCCCGTTCCTTGAGTTGGGCCTCTCGGTTTTTTGTTTCTTCAAGTTTCCGCTCCTGCTCAGTAAGAGCCAGCTGCCGCTTCTGCTGTTCCTGCTGCCACTCGAGGGTGCGCTCCGCGACCGCTTTGCGTTGCCGATAATCCTCATCAACGATCCGTTCGAGCTCCTTGGTAACGCGGGTGCGGGCGGAGTCTCGTTCCTGTTTCAACGTGTCTTTCGCATCCTCCAGGTTCTGCTTCATGTCGAGATAGTAATCTTTACTGATCCGAACCATGTCCTGAATTTCGAGATCCAGCACAACAGCGTTGTATCGATCCACCACCGCTCTGGCCGCCTTTACCTTGGCGTCACCGTCGATCGCGTTTTCGATTTCTCGCTCACTGACGGTTGCCTTCTGGATCTCTACCGCGGCAGCTGGCGCGGGGTCAGGCACTTTTGAACCGCCGACTTCTAATGCGGGCAACTCAGCTGCCATCACGTCGAACAAAGCCAGTTTAATTTTCAGGTCCCCCACCTGTGACCGAAGTTCCGACATGCGGGTCGCGTGCGCTTCGGAGTCACTTCGACCGATCGATTGCCCTGGAGCGTAACCAAACGATTTTTGTTTGAGCAACTGCACACGCTTACGCCGCTCATCAACTTCTTGCTCCCAACGCTGAATCTCGGGATCGAGCCAGCGTTCGAGATTATTCACACGCGTATTGTCGAATGAATCTCGCTGCCGCAGGTAAGATTCGACGATCGCATTGCAGACCTGTGCCGCCGCCTCGCGATCAGTGTCGGTATAACTGACAACCAGTCGCGAATCCGTTCCGCCACTGCCAATGGACAGGTTCTTGCGTAAGTTCGCTTCGGCAGTTTCGGGGTTGGATAGACTGGGAGCAGTCCGCAGGCTGGGGTCTGCCAATACCGGGTCAAGCACGATTGGATTGGTAAACAGATTCTTTTCCGTACGAGCCATATTCTCCATCACGGGCATCACGCCTTTGAAAACCACGAAGTCTTCGTTGGCTTCGAGAAGATAAGATGCTTGGTAACGGGGAACGAAACCTCGGATGACGACGAACGCAGCAATGCCAGCAAGGGCCGCTCCCAAGGGAATCGCCCACGGCCAACAACGACGAAATGTTACCCATAATATCCAAGGATCAAACGCTTTTGCCGCAGCGTCTCCGGAAGGTGCTGGCAACGTTCTGCCCTGTGTGCCTGGGACGCTGGCATGGCCACCCAAATTGTTATGATTATGAGACATATACTGTTGGTTCCTTCGAGCTCCTACCGTCGGGTGGATTTCGATCACTATAAAGATGAAATGAGCAGTCGGTGTTGTATCCGATCCGCTCGATCGATGCATAAAATGTTTCGCCGCGCCCTGAACCGCCACATCAAGCCGAACAGGCTAAGAAGCGTAAACGCACCCGCGGAAGCGAACGCGATCCTTGGATGGGCAGGGCCTTGCATGGGTGAGTTTGGGGTCGTCGCAACGCCGGTCGTGCGACGAACTTCGCTGTGACGGCGTGCGGCGCCACTGGATGTTATACGCCCACGGAGCTTGGTCAATCTCGTCAGCACATCCGCTGCTGCTTCGGGCAGCGAACACACTCGCACCGGTTGACGCTGTGCGAAAACAGAAGCGCGTTTCCGATCAGGCGAGTGGTCGGGGCTATGTGACATGTTCAGTGGGCTCCTTCAGACGGAAATGCATCGACCGACAGTGATGGTAAAATACTCAGTTCACGATACGTCCGATCAGCTCAGTCCATGTACAAAATCTCTCGCCGTCGCCTGCTCCACCGGTCGGTAGACCGCTTGCCAGTAACACTTCAGTAACCACAGCAGTCCAAATGCCGCTGGAATCATGCAGTACCCTGTCCAGTCATGAATCAAAGCCCGTTTCCCTTCACTACCCACCCACTGGTACAGCAATCCTACGGCGACAATCCGCATTGCGTTGACAAAAATCGCCAGCGGTACGACCGACAGCAGCAACACCAGGCGATCCCACCAAGATCGCTGGATACTTGCCGCCCAAAAACAAGCTAACGCAGCAACGCCGATAAAAATCCGCAGTCCCGAGCAGGCTTGCTCGACCATCAATCGCTGGTCGGCGATCCAGATCACGTGTGCTTCAGACACCGCAGGCTGGCCAAGAACCCGCAAAATCGCAGTGCTCAATCCCGTCGCGACCCCTTGTAGTTTCCAACTCAGCAACGTCTCGGCTTGATATGGCAACGGGATCATGAAGAACAGAAACCCAATTGCGGGCAGACTCCACCGCATCGCCGCGGGCCCCAGCATCACCCATACGATGCCAGCGATCAGCGGCAAAATTGCGTAGCCATCGAGGAAATCCATGTAGAGCAAGCGACTAGCAAACCGCATTAAGATAGCCAAGATTATCAATGACACCCCCCAGTAACTCGGCCGCCGGCGAACGCCTGGGAAGGTTTCACTGCGATTCGCCAGCAGCAAACCAGCCAGGAGTGGGACTAAATAGCCATGTGAATAGTCCGGCTCACTACGCCAGGTCGACTCCGCCCACACGAGTGTGGGCCAAAATGCATAAATGATCACCAGCAAGAGCGGCACAAAACGCACCAACCACCAACCCGTACTGCCGAGCGATGACATTGGCACGAGTTTCTCTGGTGCTACCAGCTTTGATGATTCACTCCGCGATGCATTCATCCCCGACGGAGTTACCAGTCGAGCAGGATGTCGTTTGCGATGTTGTCGTCTCGATTGCGCCACGGCAGAAATCCAAGTCCCGGCCAGCAAGGCCAGGTCCATATTGCAAAAAGGTGGGGAGCAGAGCGATTTGAATCTTAGGGAGCAGGCACTCGATCTGCCATCAGGCATTGCCCATTTGGCAGGTCGAACACTCGGCGAAGATTCTCTCTGGCGAGCTAAATAATAGCCACTCGTTGGGCGGGGGCAACCCGCAGGTTTACCGCTTTTGGAACGCGGTCGAAACTGTTCTGTATCCACAATTCCAGGTAAAACATGTGGAATCGCTCAAGTTGTTTAAAATCATTGTGCCAATGTCAGAAAATACAACCTCGTGCCCGCCTAATGTGTATTCTGGGCGAAACTAAGCCGAATCTGTTTTGACGCGATCGAGACTTTGATGGGTGATTTTGACAATT
This genomic window from Allorhodopirellula heiligendammensis contains:
- a CDS encoding exosortase/archaeosortase family protein encodes the protein MSSLGSTGWWLVRFVPLLLVIIYAFWPTLVWAESTWRSEPDYSHGYLVPLLAGLLLANRSETFPGVRRRPSYWGVSLIILAILMRFASRLLYMDFLDGYAILPLIAGIVWVMLGPAAMRWSLPAIGFLFFMIPLPYQAETLLSWKLQGVATGLSTAILRVLGQPAVSEAHVIWIADQRLMVEQACSGLRIFIGVAALACFWAASIQRSWWDRLVLLLSVVPLAIFVNAMRIVAVGLLYQWVGSEGKRALIHDWTGYCMIPAAFGLLWLLKCYWQAVYRPVEQATARDFVHGLS
- a CDS encoding tetratricopeptide repeat protein, translating into MTHSDTNRSVDDDNGVSPGSEPSSTTSNLAGSHVSKDLPEVPRSIGNGAQSATLARRYRWKWNGKLLLITGVVVVTLLIAAIGSYYYHSATTASTFMELAKNAEKQQDFEDQAKWLRRYALLAPDDVDAIYQMAIAADKAADKADRASRGQRIDAARQALSGGIGQIGSKDPSKVTDLRVRLIARLIQLGGPWNREAERQISELNAPENDPQAMTSLALALAGEIADGSYSTRDPQSVARVENYWGWLANQPATFVVGSALQQNPRNLDLITHFLFTRTDNAELFRDSRGGASLSAKQLDAIEQQAVDTLRETSTSHAQLVLHRYLQSKGDMDQASKVLRAAAVPARQRLAELSHAQTLENADVEAANEPASRPSASLLTANPMPTAYWDFLAVFNAARLDQETDPEHALEQLRLLTVIEVPSVPMNLLERLYFEYGKLLVSLDRSDEALVAWNNAIEIVGGNSILLPRAIAAVYASQGDWAAADKATQQLADAIDSSEKQLARVTDAELARSERIAQGRQLAAARWQLDVLKSYLLAGQGDEVGAISLLRNVVDSDADIASKDRVDALIHLAGYYANQGVWDASAMALEKAVTLDPENTPLRKLASDAWSRSGNQLNSLRQLDLIESDSSLLNTISEMESRFIIQTQLQPHQQNFHLIRDAAAELKKPLQASLQSPDDLTEAEIKQLRESLHYVEAFELTIPPENVAAEVHLRSPELARQIDELAKQYPDEANLQALAAERLAQAKLDSEAMAALDRLSKLSDRGGVFEPLVRARTLSALGRDVEAAKLLMETARVNDERLASASTQVSVASILQDAAVFASRGRDNELAYQALTAIPDDQFSLQTLMVVAQLAGSLPADSKLLTLNGKTVSSDELYEYWFRELKQREGADGTYWRYLRANQLLEELSETSRGADQDDPRLSQARQLSNFILSLRPRWGDAIALQGRITAIDGDAGNAVTQLRRAIAAGSTNLQTRQLLWQQLIALGRIEEAEQEIQFAEMNSSGQSDRFSATLIDLALKQGDYTKSMDVAKEAAAKHPQDVNAQLVVAATGTTALANVRDAARQAELTKGVEDAIAAATKLAGDEDARVVAANLRLAITLNQDDKVDALIEQIESSDLPEPAQNKLLSQAYLAKQDLEQALQLLVRADELDPTADAQLRLAELYRQLDRPSDEISALRKALQRDQTNDRLRNLLAQKLVARSADGQPVNWQAIGDLLAGSGGGATSNQVMHAILLGSEAVRELRVDAGSKPARVRLDQAKTILQGLVKKQSGDWRTPTRYLASLLQQEPNILKDLSQPELTQIDTEIRALYQRLMDSVAAEASDVYQYASYLLNQKDADDDAKIRNLIKKLDALAGNSLQALEVAARFAERQGRRDQMPGIVDDWAGRSLSKFTPGKSDELNDQATVQALGVLAAAGSSLQRLGFVEESVPWFERAYREFPTQALGPYIVALGQVDKLEDAVRICAEHYAKYQDAQSATLLVEVLLNFKDSETQASLISANKDPLDDASKRFEDNAAFLEGLGTLKMAEGEYDQAAECFVNALKVNPESVRALNNLAMSYAEIPERASEGLGPINTALRLTNQNPELLDTKGVVLMASGRLAEAEATFAEAFAASREPRHLFHVILAQVVQEKESQAARNWRDLDLDKLDPTGLTASERATLKELKAKFESAS
- a CDS encoding polysaccharide biosynthesis tyrosine autokinase, which produces MSHNHNNLGGHASVPGTQGRTLPAPSGDAAAKAFDPWILWVTFRRCWPWAIPLGAALAGIAAFVVIRGFVPRYQASYLLEANEDFVVFKGVMPVMENMARTEKNLFTNPIVLDPVLADPSLRTAPSLSNPETAEANLRKNLSIGSGGTDSRLVVSYTDTDREAAAQVCNAIVESYLRQRDSFDNTRVNNLERWLDPEIQRWEQEVDERRKRVQLLKQKSFGYAPGQSIGRSDSEAHATRMSELRSQVGDLKIKLALFDVMAAELPALEVGGSKVPDPAPAAAVEIQKATVSEREIENAIDGDAKVKAARAVVDRYNAVVLDLEIQDMVRISKDYYLDMKQNLEDAKDTLKQERDSARTRVTKELERIVDEDYRQRKAVAERTLEWQQEQQKRQLALTEQERKLEETKNREAQLKERERSRKEMVAELNVVQSEYDEERERLEQYGGMTAELEFAEDEQAVASDVLTKLRGRVAAIRTERRQDGAVRTLAAATPPRAPVEAVPYKKLALASAGAFVIPFLIGLLWEFKVQRLTDAETHDKTGLLAPVLGEVSRLPAGSGSQKARRVFEESIDSLRSNLFLSVDTRHIRSIAVVSSMSGEGKSSVASQLALSMAKSTGETVLLVDGDLRRPDQHEIFGIEMGPGFTGVLAGKSTLDGAVNSSLGRLIHILPAGQLSASPHRLVSPTSIKSFVDDALLTYRYVVIDTAPVLAAGESLAIASAVDATLICVMRDVSLKENVLRTTRRLQAAGASVAGTVFSGVSARQYGYRYGNYHYALPDTMAT